A genomic window from Sanguibacter antarcticus includes:
- a CDS encoding YbaB/EbfC family nucleoid-associated protein, with the protein MTTGSEAYLAAQQQIASWVEQAQRQEAAAYAVQSRIEALTVDRWSPHRELRVVVDHAGMLADVEITERALGLGPHALSRVLMDTLRGARATLREAAIAAAVEVEGRDSPLARSLSQEYRTTLGADGPAPDAPEDHPTL; encoded by the coding sequence GTGACGACCGGCTCCGAGGCCTACCTCGCCGCACAGCAGCAGATCGCCTCGTGGGTCGAGCAGGCCCAACGGCAAGAGGCTGCCGCGTACGCCGTCCAGAGCCGGATCGAGGCGCTCACCGTCGACCGATGGTCACCGCACCGCGAGCTGCGCGTTGTCGTCGACCACGCGGGGATGCTGGCCGACGTCGAGATCACCGAGCGTGCGCTGGGGCTCGGCCCCCACGCCCTCAGCCGAGTCCTCATGGACACCCTGCGTGGCGCGCGCGCCACGCTGCGCGAAGCGGCGATCGCCGCGGCCGTCGAGGTCGAAGGCCGAGACAGCCCGCTCGCCCGCTCACTCTCCCAGGAGTACCGCACCACCTTGGGAGCCGACGGCCCGGCCCCAGACGCCCCGGAGGACCACCCGACCCTCTAG
- a CDS encoding thiamine ABC transporter substrate-binding protein — protein sequence MLNTLHQPARHRSGRAGLAVVGLTTSLALGLVSCASGSTQDDATDEASGTVTVVVHDSIVISDESKAAFEDESGLTLEVVSAGDGGALANQLILTKDSPLGDVAYGIDNSFASRAVAEGVFAPYTSPVQGELSAQLAADPSGTLTAIDYGDVCMNVDTAWFEENGELEPETLEDLTTAEYKDLTVVSNPATSSPGLAFLFATIGEYGDDYLDYWERLADNGLLVVNGWEEAYQTEFTAGEGAGARPIVLSYGSSPAYTVSEDGSTTTTTAMLDTCFRQVEYAGVLEGAENPEGAQELVDFLLGEPFQSEIPTGMYVYPVDPDAVVPPEWVDFAPLPTNPIVLDPAEISENRDTWIKEWTATVLG from the coding sequence ATGCTGAACACTCTTCACCAGCCTGCACGACACCGGTCCGGACGGGCCGGGCTCGCCGTCGTCGGGCTCACCACCAGCCTCGCCCTGGGGCTGGTGTCGTGCGCGTCCGGGTCGACGCAGGACGACGCGACGGACGAGGCGTCCGGCACGGTCACGGTCGTCGTGCACGACTCGATCGTCATCAGCGACGAGAGCAAGGCCGCGTTCGAGGACGAGAGCGGGCTCACCCTCGAGGTGGTCAGCGCGGGCGACGGCGGGGCGCTCGCCAACCAGCTCATCCTCACGAAGGACTCGCCGCTCGGCGACGTCGCGTACGGGATCGACAACTCGTTCGCGTCGCGCGCGGTGGCTGAGGGCGTGTTCGCCCCGTACACCTCGCCTGTGCAGGGCGAGCTGTCCGCGCAGCTCGCAGCCGACCCGTCGGGCACGCTCACCGCCATCGACTACGGCGACGTGTGCATGAACGTCGACACCGCCTGGTTCGAGGAGAACGGTGAGCTCGAGCCGGAGACGCTCGAGGACCTCACGACTGCCGAGTACAAGGACCTCACGGTCGTGAGCAACCCGGCGACCTCGAGCCCTGGCCTCGCCTTCCTGTTCGCGACGATCGGCGAGTACGGCGACGACTATCTCGACTACTGGGAGCGCCTCGCCGACAACGGGCTGCTCGTCGTCAACGGGTGGGAAGAGGCGTACCAGACGGAGTTCACCGCGGGCGAGGGGGCCGGCGCACGGCCGATCGTCCTCTCGTACGGCTCGTCGCCGGCGTACACCGTGAGCGAGGACGGCAGCACGACGACCACGACCGCGATGCTCGACACCTGCTTCCGGCAGGTCGAGTACGCGGGCGTGCTCGAGGGCGCCGAGAACCCTGAGGGGGCGCAGGAGCTCGTCGACTTCCTCCTCGGCGAGCCGTTCCAGTCCGAGATCCCGACGGGCATGTACGTGTACCCCGTCGACCCGGACGCCGTGGTCCCCCCGGAGTGGGTCGACTTCGCGCCGCTGCCGACCAACCCCATCGTTCTCGACCCCGCGGAGATCTCGGAGAACCGAGACACGTGGATCAAGGAGTGGACGGCGACGGTCCTCGGCTAG
- a CDS encoding YbaB/EbfC family nucleoid-associated protein, producing the protein MNEHDLADAMESALAEAHRAAARAKRVSADLADLRGTGRSLRGEVTAEVDYRGLLQDVTFTHAALRLDTDGLRSAILQTVGAAQADLQEQAAELRGSLRSDPRPISEQTETFDVAERIMRGE; encoded by the coding sequence GTGAACGAGCACGACCTCGCAGACGCCATGGAGTCTGCGCTCGCTGAGGCGCACCGCGCTGCCGCGCGCGCCAAGCGTGTCTCCGCCGACCTCGCCGACCTGCGCGGGACAGGCCGGTCCCTGCGCGGCGAGGTCACAGCCGAGGTCGACTACCGCGGGCTCCTCCAAGACGTGACGTTCACGCACGCAGCGCTGCGCCTCGACACCGACGGGCTGCGCAGCGCCATCCTCCAGACCGTCGGCGCAGCCCAGGCCGACCTCCAGGAGCAGGCCGCCGAGCTCCGCGGCTCGCTGCGCAGCGACCCGCGGCCGATCTCGGAGCAGACCGAGACGTTCGACGTCGCCGAACGCATCATGCGGGGAGAGTGA
- a CDS encoding WXG100 family type VII secretion target, with the protein MTDDLVPDSPTASVTAGVRGLDLGRSAVDAAVAGDWLGASLSGLGAAAEGVAMIIDPIGELLASGAAFLMEHVHPLPEMLDSIAGNPAEIEVFAGTWYNVAARLDEAADTYQSAQRGTTHDWTGAAATQYRCFADTFAEMLRSVSAICDGTGRALAIASGVVAAVRAIVRDLIADLVAKLIKWVAEIALTVGVGASWVVPQACAAVTTWVSRVSVWLNDLTTAMARLTDLTTTIGTSVKATNRAQAEVVNIMLAKPRIDLPSWPVGAMPTPPWHDPLWRSGMIPASSTTAGHGADAVNQSEQSQGNR; encoded by the coding sequence GTGACGGACGACCTCGTCCCCGACAGCCCGACCGCCTCCGTCACCGCAGGCGTCCGGGGCCTGGACCTCGGCAGGTCCGCCGTCGACGCCGCGGTCGCCGGCGACTGGCTCGGTGCGTCGCTCAGCGGGCTCGGCGCAGCCGCTGAAGGCGTCGCCATGATCATCGACCCCATCGGGGAGCTCCTCGCGAGCGGCGCCGCGTTCCTCATGGAGCACGTGCACCCCTTGCCCGAGATGCTCGACTCCATCGCCGGGAACCCCGCCGAGATCGAGGTCTTTGCCGGCACCTGGTACAACGTCGCGGCACGTCTCGACGAAGCCGCCGACACATACCAGAGCGCCCAGCGGGGCACCACGCACGACTGGACCGGCGCAGCCGCGACACAGTACCGGTGCTTCGCCGACACCTTCGCGGAGATGCTCCGGAGCGTCTCCGCCATCTGTGACGGCACCGGCAGGGCTCTCGCCATCGCGAGCGGCGTCGTCGCTGCGGTGCGCGCCATCGTCCGCGACCTCATCGCCGACCTCGTCGCCAAGCTCATCAAGTGGGTCGCTGAGATCGCGCTCACCGTGGGCGTCGGCGCCAGCTGGGTCGTCCCGCAGGCGTGCGCGGCCGTGACCACGTGGGTCAGCCGCGTGAGCGTCTGGTTGAACGACCTCACCACCGCGATGGCCAGGCTCACCGACCTCACCACGACGATCGGCACGAGCGTCAAGGCGACCAACCGCGCCCAGGCCGAGGTCGTGAACATCATGCTGGCCAAGCCCCGGATCGACCTGCCGAGCTGGCCCGTCGGCGCCATGCCCACGCCGCCGTGGCACGATCCCCTGTGGCGCTCCGGCATGATCCCCGCGAGCAGCACGACCGCCGGGCACGGAGCGGACGCCGTCAACCAGAGCGAGCAGTCTCAGGGGAACCGGTGA
- a CDS encoding glycoside hydrolase family 9 protein, whose product MKTRVLAAAAAMILLGGLALPAPVASAAESPDRDLIVNGAFTTGHEPWWTTDGIPFSTGSGAYCAEVPAGLQQWQAIVGQHGLSLDDGATYTVTFDAWSSVPTTVRTQVQPTTNPDLVTYLNRTSDLETERTTFTSTFTADLGASTVASSIQLRLGGNAAAATVCIDDIALTTPEAEAVGPGTDELLVNTTFDDASKPWWTSGGTPLSVATGELCADAGASANLWSLLIGQNSLYLPGDTTFRLSFDVRASVAVQNGVQIGPFDNPDTVSYLSQQFSVGTASTHHSYDFETPSADPYALSQLQLRIGGSTVPYTVCYDNVSLTGTAYDYVADTGPAVKVNQVGYLPDGPKNATVVTDATEPLMWSLDQDGTSVASGQTVPAGFDDSAGAAVHTIDFSAVTATGDALTLRVDGEVSEPFTIGADVYQSLRTDALRFFYTNRSGIEIDGDVAGAEYARAAGHVGVAPNQGDTAVGCQEPKTWTDGWTCDYTLDVSGGWYDAGDHGKYVVNGGIAVAQLLSTWERAVQVGTQDELGDSTLAIPERDNGVPDILDEARWELDFMLAMQVPEGEELAGMVHHKVQDETWTGLPLLPSADPKPRQLHRPSTAATLNLAAVAAQGSRAFATIDPDYAATLRSAALRAYAAARTHPDLFATREDGVDGGGAYADDDVTDELYWAAAELYLTTGEATYLSDVENSPLHTADVFGPGGFYWGSVAPLARMQLARFGDSLEDIDEIRASVVAGADDLVAQQAAQPFGQPYAPEDGRYVWGSSSSILNNQVVLATAFDLTAAPVYARAVLEGYDYLLGRNILGQSYITGYGENSAENQHSRWYANQLDASLPHPPVGSVAGGPNSDLQDPVSQAWLTGCAPQACYVDNIEAWAVNEITVNWGSALTWVASFVADQGSGEASVDLAPTFSSEPQDVIVTAGSDAELTASVQARPVAEITWQQRDGDQWVDLGRTGTTLVLSEVDETLDGQQVHAVASNGVGEPVASRSATVTVVQPDAAVAPPAQAVLVHDNGWDTGLLDGDFVVTVHLWWGENATRFRLFQDGELLATVPLTYGGTRPQEASVTVSGLRDGTYVYTGELISSQGVTVTVPTTVSVTQAAPGVPVLSHGSIDRDGSCTVTANLWWGTPGTSYRLFEDGEVVAEGTASALSPTSQRLDVPLTARAPGSREYVVELTNDAGSSRSAPLTVVVES is encoded by the coding sequence ATGAAGACAAGAGTGCTGGCCGCAGCGGCGGCCATGATCTTGCTGGGTGGGCTGGCGCTGCCGGCTCCGGTCGCGTCGGCGGCGGAGAGCCCCGACCGCGACCTGATCGTCAACGGGGCGTTCACGACAGGGCACGAGCCCTGGTGGACCACCGACGGTATCCCGTTCTCCACCGGTTCCGGTGCCTACTGCGCAGAGGTGCCCGCGGGCCTGCAGCAGTGGCAGGCGATCGTCGGTCAGCACGGGCTGTCGCTCGACGACGGCGCGACGTACACGGTGACGTTCGACGCGTGGTCGTCCGTCCCGACGACCGTCCGCACCCAGGTGCAGCCGACCACCAACCCTGACCTGGTCACCTACCTCAACCGCACGTCAGACCTCGAGACCGAGCGCACGACGTTCACGTCGACGTTCACCGCAGACCTTGGGGCGAGCACGGTGGCGTCCAGCATCCAGCTGCGGCTCGGAGGGAACGCGGCCGCCGCCACCGTCTGCATCGACGACATCGCGCTCACGACGCCGGAGGCTGAGGCCGTTGGGCCGGGGACCGACGAGCTGCTGGTCAACACCACCTTCGACGATGCGTCCAAGCCGTGGTGGACGAGCGGCGGGACACCCCTGTCTGTCGCGACCGGCGAGCTGTGCGCCGACGCCGGTGCGTCCGCGAACCTGTGGAGCCTGCTCATCGGTCAGAACAGCCTCTACCTCCCGGGCGACACGACGTTCCGGCTGAGCTTCGACGTCCGAGCCTCGGTCGCAGTGCAGAACGGTGTCCAGATCGGGCCGTTCGACAACCCGGACACCGTCTCCTACCTCTCTCAGCAGTTCTCGGTGGGTACGGCCTCGACCCACCACAGCTACGACTTCGAGACGCCGAGCGCCGACCCGTACGCGCTGTCGCAGCTCCAGCTGCGCATCGGCGGGAGCACCGTCCCGTACACCGTCTGCTACGACAACGTCTCCTTGACCGGCACCGCCTACGACTATGTCGCCGACACCGGACCCGCGGTCAAGGTCAACCAGGTCGGCTACCTGCCCGACGGGCCCAAGAACGCGACGGTCGTCACTGATGCGACCGAACCGCTCATGTGGAGCCTGGACCAGGACGGCACGTCGGTGGCCTCAGGACAGACCGTGCCTGCTGGCTTCGACGACTCCGCGGGCGCCGCGGTGCACACCATCGACTTCTCTGCGGTCACCGCGACGGGTGACGCGCTCACGCTGCGCGTCGACGGGGAGGTCAGCGAGCCGTTCACCATCGGAGCCGACGTCTACCAGTCGTTGCGCACCGACGCGCTGCGGTTCTTCTACACCAACCGCTCGGGCATCGAGATCGACGGCGACGTCGCCGGTGCGGAGTACGCCCGCGCCGCCGGTCACGTCGGAGTCGCACCGAACCAGGGCGACACCGCGGTCGGGTGCCAAGAACCGAAGACATGGACAGACGGCTGGACGTGCGACTACACCCTCGACGTCTCCGGAGGCTGGTACGACGCCGGGGACCACGGCAAGTACGTCGTCAACGGCGGGATCGCCGTCGCACAGCTCTTATCCACCTGGGAGCGAGCCGTCCAGGTCGGGACCCAGGACGAGCTCGGAGACTCCACGCTCGCGATCCCGGAGCGTGACAACGGTGTACCGGACATCCTCGACGAGGCCCGGTGGGAGCTCGACTTCATGCTCGCGATGCAGGTGCCCGAGGGCGAAGAGCTCGCCGGCATGGTGCACCACAAGGTGCAGGACGAGACCTGGACAGGGCTGCCGCTCTTGCCATCGGCCGACCCGAAGCCGCGCCAGCTGCACCGACCTTCGACGGCTGCGACGCTCAACCTGGCGGCCGTCGCCGCGCAGGGCTCTCGTGCCTTCGCGACGATCGACCCCGACTATGCCGCGACGCTCCGCAGCGCCGCGCTCCGTGCCTACGCCGCCGCTCGAACGCATCCGGACCTGTTCGCCACACGGGAAGACGGCGTGGACGGCGGCGGGGCGTACGCCGACGACGACGTCACCGACGAGCTCTACTGGGCAGCGGCAGAGCTGTACCTGACGACCGGTGAGGCCACCTATCTCTCTGACGTGGAGAACAGCCCGTTGCACACCGCCGACGTGTTCGGTCCCGGAGGGTTCTACTGGGGGTCGGTCGCACCGCTGGCACGGATGCAGCTGGCCCGGTTCGGGGACTCTCTCGAGGACATCGACGAGATCCGTGCGTCGGTCGTCGCCGGTGCCGACGACCTGGTCGCGCAGCAGGCAGCGCAGCCCTTCGGCCAGCCCTACGCGCCCGAGGACGGTCGTTACGTCTGGGGATCGAGTTCCTCGATCTTGAACAACCAGGTGGTCCTCGCTACCGCCTTCGACCTCACCGCGGCACCGGTGTACGCCCGGGCCGTGCTCGAGGGGTACGACTACCTCCTGGGACGCAACATCCTCGGGCAGTCGTACATCACCGGGTACGGCGAGAACTCGGCAGAGAACCAGCACAGCCGGTGGTATGCGAACCAGCTCGATGCGTCGCTCCCGCACCCGCCGGTCGGCTCCGTCGCGGGCGGACCGAACTCCGACCTCCAGGACCCGGTCTCTCAAGCATGGTTGACGGGCTGCGCACCGCAGGCCTGCTACGTCGACAACATCGAGGCGTGGGCGGTCAACGAGATCACGGTGAACTGGGGCTCGGCACTCACCTGGGTGGCGTCCTTCGTCGCTGACCAAGGTTCCGGCGAAGCCTCCGTCGACCTCGCTCCGACGTTCAGCAGCGAACCCCAGGACGTCATCGTCACGGCGGGTTCCGACGCCGAGCTCACCGCCTCGGTCCAGGCGCGACCTGTTGCTGAGATCACCTGGCAGCAGCGCGACGGGGACCAGTGGGTGGACCTCGGGCGGACCGGGACGACCCTGGTCCTGAGCGAGGTCGACGAGACCCTCGACGGCCAGCAGGTGCACGCTGTCGCGTCGAACGGCGTCGGGGAGCCGGTCGCGAGCCGCTCGGCCACAGTAACTGTGGTGCAGCCCGACGCCGCCGTCGCGCCACCGGCGCAGGCGGTGCTCGTCCACGACAACGGCTGGGACACCGGCCTCCTGGACGGTGACTTCGTCGTGACCGTGCACCTGTGGTGGGGAGAGAACGCGACCCGCTTCCGACTGTTCCAGGACGGTGAGCTCCTCGCGACCGTGCCGCTCACCTACGGTGGGACACGCCCCCAAGAAGCGTCTGTCACGGTGTCGGGGCTCCGCGACGGGACGTACGTCTACACGGGTGAGCTCATCAGCTCGCAGGGCGTCACCGTGACCGTGCCGACGACCGTCTCCGTCACCCAGGCGGCCCCGGGCGTCCCGGTGCTCAGCCACGGAAGCATCGACCGTGACGGCAGCTGCACGGTCACAGCGAACCTGTGGTGGGGCACGCCTGGGACGTCGTACCGGCTGTTCGAGGACGGCGAGGTCGTCGCGGAGGGCACAGCGAGCGCGCTGAGCCCGACCTCGCAGCGGCTCGACGTCCCGCTGACGGCGAGAGCGCCCGGCAGCCGTGAGTACGTGGTAGAGCTCACCAACGATGCGGGATCCAGCCGTAGCGCGCCGCTCACCGTCGTGGTCGAGAGCTGA
- a CDS encoding glycoside hydrolase family 88 protein: protein MRASDTSAMTPVTDGSAIAHALGVVDRNVRSFGLRYPGDNTTDQQYTDRPATEDLSAGSNYGWTTSFWTGQLWLAYELTGEKSYRDLALAHVGSFARRMHEAIDVDTHDLGFLYTLSCVSAWRETQSEEARAVALSAADQLMTRFLEPVGVVQAWGDLGDPDEGGRTIIDSLMNMPLLFWATEQTSDPRYSEAARRHVTALRDHIMRPDGSTFHTFHWDVATGAPQRGSTAQGYTDDSCWARGQAWGIYGFALGYRHTGDLTLLETARRCADYFLAHLPADGVAFWDLTFQDGSGQPRDSSAAAIAVAGLLELAVSVDDASRTRYQEEADRILASLDRSYTSEGTPSDALLLHGVYHWHKADGIDEGNLWGDYFYLEALTRRHRPSWSPWW from the coding sequence ATGCGCGCGTCTGACACCAGCGCCATGACCCCGGTCACAGACGGCTCAGCCATCGCCCACGCCTTGGGCGTCGTCGACAGGAACGTCCGGTCGTTCGGCCTCCGGTACCCCGGCGACAACACGACCGACCAGCAGTACACGGACCGTCCCGCCACCGAAGACCTGTCCGCCGGGAGCAACTACGGCTGGACGACGAGCTTCTGGACCGGGCAGCTCTGGCTCGCCTACGAGCTGACCGGCGAGAAGTCCTACCGTGACCTCGCACTGGCGCACGTGGGCTCGTTCGCTCGTCGCATGCACGAGGCGATCGACGTCGACACCCACGACCTCGGTTTCCTGTACACGCTCTCCTGCGTGAGTGCGTGGCGCGAGACGCAGAGCGAGGAAGCCCGCGCAGTGGCGCTCAGTGCCGCCGACCAGCTGATGACACGGTTCCTCGAACCTGTCGGGGTGGTGCAGGCGTGGGGTGACCTGGGCGACCCGGACGAGGGCGGGCGCACCATCATCGACAGCCTGATGAACATGCCGCTGCTGTTCTGGGCGACCGAGCAGACCAGCGACCCCCGGTACAGCGAGGCAGCCCGTCGGCACGTGACCGCGCTGAGGGACCACATCATGCGCCCCGACGGCTCGACCTTCCACACGTTCCACTGGGACGTGGCTACCGGCGCACCCCAGCGCGGCAGCACAGCGCAGGGCTACACCGACGACTCGTGCTGGGCGAGAGGTCAGGCCTGGGGGATCTACGGGTTCGCCCTCGGCTACCGCCACACGGGCGACCTGACGCTCCTCGAGACGGCACGACGCTGCGCCGACTACTTCCTCGCGCACCTGCCTGCCGACGGTGTGGCGTTCTGGGACCTCACGTTCCAGGACGGGAGCGGACAACCACGCGACTCGTCGGCTGCAGCGATCGCGGTCGCCGGGCTGCTCGAGCTGGCTGTGTCGGTCGACGACGCCTCGCGCACCCGCTACCAGGAGGAGGCCGACCGCATCCTCGCCTCCCTCGACCGCTCCTACACGAGCGAGGGAACACCGTCCGATGCGCTCCTGCTCCACGGCGTCTACCACTGGCACAAGGCGGACGGCATCGACGAGGGCAACCTCTGGGGCGACTACTTCTACCTCGAGGCGCTCACCCGTCGTCACAGGCCCTCGTGGTCGCCGTGGTGGTGA
- a CDS encoding DUF4235 domain-containing protein, whose translation MQVKLATLAISFGAGLLAQKIVKAVWLKATGKPGSLVDDDDATLASMVGFAAVTGATAALTKVLAARGTSRLAARLATRT comes from the coding sequence ATGCAGGTCAAGCTCGCAACGCTCGCCATCTCCTTCGGAGCCGGTCTGCTCGCCCAGAAGATCGTCAAGGCCGTCTGGCTCAAGGCGACGGGCAAGCCTGGCAGCCTCGTCGACGACGACGACGCGACCCTCGCGAGCATGGTCGGGTTCGCCGCCGTGACCGGAGCGACCGCGGCCCTCACCAAGGTGCTCGCAGCCCGCGGCACGTCGCGTCTCGCAGCACGGCTCGCCACCCGCACCTGA
- a CDS encoding DUF624 domain-containing protein yields MFSIGYLVVVTNLMLVVAGLPLLLLLVTTDPRRSWPALVLAAVLAVPALSGAFGVFRAFTVDRSTAVARVFWLTWRQQLRRSLALGTLAAGTGVMIVVDVIAVSGTRLGAAVTPALLVLGGLAATTTLIALVASVERPDARLREVLKVSLYLGSRRWYLTVVSFGVLILLAVTFTSHPALALGLAAAPLLYAVWGNSRFVLLPVLAPDPAQA; encoded by the coding sequence ATGTTCAGCATCGGGTACCTCGTCGTCGTGACGAACCTGATGCTCGTGGTTGCCGGGCTGCCGCTCCTGCTGCTGCTCGTCACGACAGACCCGCGACGCTCGTGGCCGGCGCTCGTCCTGGCTGCGGTGCTGGCGGTTCCGGCGCTGTCCGGGGCGTTCGGGGTGTTCCGCGCCTTCACCGTGGACCGCTCGACCGCGGTCGCCCGGGTTTTCTGGCTCACCTGGCGTCAGCAGCTGCGCCGTTCGTTGGCCCTCGGGACGCTCGCGGCAGGCACCGGCGTGATGATCGTGGTCGACGTCATAGCGGTCTCGGGCACCCGGCTCGGCGCGGCCGTGACCCCGGCCTTGCTCGTGCTCGGTGGGTTGGCCGCGACCACGACGCTCATCGCTCTCGTGGCGAGCGTCGAGCGCCCGGACGCACGCCTCCGCGAGGTCCTCAAGGTGTCCCTCTACCTCGGTTCCCGCCGGTGGTACCTCACCGTGGTCTCCTTCGGTGTGCTGATCCTGCTCGCGGTGACGTTCACCAGCCACCCAGCGCTCGCCCTCGGCCTAGCGGCCGCACCGCTGCTCTACGCGGTGTGGGGCAACTCGCGGTTCGTCCTGCTCCCGGTGCTCGCACCAGACCCCGCCCAGGCATGA
- a CDS encoding type VII secretion target, which translates to MDEREVYVHLDSLRAHEQVVRGLAHDLGEAAQAIAQTTAPTFAYGILCSPILAGPMALVQQDGADGVAAVHDIMDAVAANLETTMCSYEFVDTSTRDGMNRFRSDPS; encoded by the coding sequence ATGGACGAGCGCGAGGTCTACGTCCACCTCGACTCGTTGCGTGCGCACGAGCAGGTCGTCCGCGGCCTCGCCCACGACCTCGGAGAAGCCGCCCAGGCCATCGCCCAGACGACCGCCCCCACCTTCGCGTACGGCATCCTGTGCTCCCCGATCCTCGCGGGCCCCATGGCCCTCGTGCAGCAGGACGGCGCCGACGGGGTCGCCGCGGTGCACGACATCATGGACGCCGTCGCCGCGAACCTCGAGACGACGATGTGCTCGTACGAGTTCGTCGACACCTCGACGCGTGACGGCATGAACCGCTTCCGGTCGGACCCGTCGTGA
- a CDS encoding ABC transporter permease, which produces MTVLLPGRAVRWSAWALAVAVPVTFLAVFFAWPVLALVGRGFVTDGAVDLSGFAEVFSTPRTWRLVGLTLGQAVVGTLLSVGLGVPGAYVLYRCTFRGQGAVRALVTVPFVLPTVVVGVAFRALLTESGPLGFLDIDGTFAAIVAALVFFNYSVVVRTVGGLWEHLDPRAEQAARALGASPARALWTVTLPALAPAIASAAAVVFLFCATAFGVVLVLGNQRYGTIETEIWIQTVQFLDLRTAAVLSIVQLVVVSSALWVAARARSRREHALNLSAATRSTHPLRLRPVRGSDLGAAVLTALVVVVLLTWPLVNLLVRSFRTPSGWGIGNYVALGTTGGNNALTDTVWTAAGTSLRTAAAATAIALVVGGLVALVVSRRPRAPAARRAVSVLDSAFMLPLGVSAVTVGFGFLITLDTPLGLDVDLRTSGLLVPIAQAVVAVPLVVRTVLPVLRAIDPRQREVAATLGAPPRRVLATVDWPIAARSLGLAIGFAFAVSLGEFGATSFLARPDSTTLPIVIFRLIGRPGAENYGMALAASVVLAAITATVMLGAERLRGERTGEF; this is translated from the coding sequence GTGACGGTCCTCCTCCCCGGACGGGCGGTGCGGTGGAGCGCGTGGGCGCTCGCCGTCGCGGTCCCCGTGACGTTCCTCGCCGTCTTCTTCGCGTGGCCTGTCCTCGCGCTGGTCGGACGAGGTTTCGTCACGGACGGGGCGGTCGACCTCTCGGGCTTCGCCGAGGTCTTCAGCACGCCACGCACCTGGCGCCTGGTCGGGCTCACGCTCGGCCAGGCGGTCGTCGGCACGCTGCTCTCGGTCGGGCTCGGCGTGCCGGGCGCGTATGTCTTGTACCGCTGCACGTTCCGCGGGCAGGGCGCGGTGCGTGCGCTCGTCACGGTGCCGTTCGTGCTCCCGACCGTCGTCGTCGGTGTGGCGTTCCGTGCGCTGCTCACGGAGTCGGGTCCGCTCGGGTTCCTCGACATCGACGGGACCTTCGCGGCGATCGTCGCGGCGCTCGTGTTCTTCAACTACTCCGTCGTGGTCCGTACCGTCGGCGGGCTCTGGGAGCACCTCGACCCCCGGGCCGAGCAAGCCGCGAGAGCGCTCGGCGCGTCGCCGGCCCGCGCCCTGTGGACGGTCACCCTCCCTGCGCTGGCTCCGGCGATCGCGTCCGCGGCCGCCGTCGTGTTCCTCTTCTGCGCGACCGCGTTCGGGGTGGTCCTCGTTCTCGGCAACCAGCGGTACGGCACCATCGAGACGGAGATCTGGATCCAGACGGTCCAGTTCCTCGACCTGCGCACGGCCGCCGTCCTGTCCATCGTCCAGCTGGTCGTCGTGAGCAGCGCCCTGTGGGTCGCTGCGCGCGCGAGGTCGCGCCGCGAGCACGCGCTCAACCTCTCCGCCGCGACGCGCTCGACGCACCCGCTGCGCCTGCGCCCGGTCCGCGGCTCCGACCTCGGGGCTGCCGTGCTCACGGCGCTCGTCGTGGTGGTCCTGCTCACGTGGCCGCTCGTCAACCTGCTCGTGCGGTCCTTCCGCACCCCGAGCGGCTGGGGGATCGGCAACTATGTCGCGCTGGGCACGACCGGCGGCAACAACGCGCTCACCGACACCGTCTGGACCGCGGCAGGGACGTCGCTGCGCACGGCCGCCGCCGCCACCGCGATCGCCCTCGTCGTCGGCGGCCTCGTCGCCCTCGTCGTGTCCCGACGCCCCCGCGCACCAGCCGCGCGCCGCGCCGTGAGCGTGCTCGACTCCGCCTTCATGCTGCCGCTCGGGGTGTCCGCCGTGACCGTCGGGTTCGGCTTCCTCATCACGCTCGACACCCCGCTCGGGCTCGACGTCGACCTGCGCACCTCCGGCCTCCTCGTCCCGATCGCCCAGGCCGTCGTCGCCGTCCCCCTCGTCGTGCGCACCGTGCTGCCCGTGCTGCGGGCCATCGACCCGCGCCAGCGCGAGGTCGCCGCGACCCTCGGTGCGCCCCCGCGCCGCGTCCTGGCGACGGTCGACTGGCCCATCGCGGCACGGTCGCTCGGCCTCGCCATCGGCTTCGCCTTCGCTGTCTCGCTCGGGGAGTTCGGCGCCACGTCTTTCCTCGCCCGGCCCGACAGCACCACCCTGCCGATCGTCATCTTCCGGCTCATCGGCCGACCAGGCGCGGAGAACTACGGCATGGCGCTCGCGGCCTCGGTCGTGCTCGCTGCGATCACCGCGACCGTCATGCTCGGGGCCGAGAGGCTCCGCGGCGAACGAACAGGAGAGTTCTGA